In Salisediminibacterium beveridgei, one DNA window encodes the following:
- a CDS encoding EAL domain-containing protein yields the protein MSRWSELAGSKRRVSVNISSLQLQQPHFVAQLEKILRAEHIHPDQFQLEITENILMEKRKENVAKLNVLQKKGFRIAIDDFGTGYSSLSYLKTFPIDVLKVDKSFIKDLPEDEADKAIVKATIRLGTDLGLEMVAEGVESMEAAAYLRAIGCHVLQGFYFAKPMPFNQLLKSV from the coding sequence GTGAGTCGTTGGTCTGAACTGGCAGGATCAAAACGCCGGGTCTCGGTCAACATTTCTTCACTGCAACTCCAGCAGCCTCATTTTGTAGCTCAGCTCGAAAAGATTTTGCGAGCGGAACATATACATCCTGATCAGTTTCAGTTGGAAATAACCGAAAATATTCTGATGGAAAAGCGAAAAGAAAATGTAGCAAAGCTTAATGTTCTTCAGAAAAAAGGCTTTCGAATTGCCATCGATGACTTCGGAACCGGTTATTCGTCATTAAGCTATCTGAAAACGTTCCCGATCGACGTGTTGAAGGTGGACAAGTCTTTCATTAAGGATCTTCCTGAAGATGAAGCGGATAAAGCGATTGTAAAAGCCACAATCAGACTCGGAACAGACCTGGGTCTTGAAATGGTTGCAGAAGGTGTGGAATCGATGGAAGCAGCAGCCTATCTGCGGGCGATAGGCTGTCACGTTCTTCAAGGATTCTATTTTGCGAAACCGATGCCTTTTAATCAATTATTGAAAAGCGTTTGA
- the infC gene encoding translation initiation factor IF-3, giving the protein MFVNENIRAKEVRLIGPNGDQIGVKSKREALEMAQNADLDLVMVAPNAKPPVCRIMDYGKYRFEQQKKEKEARKKQKIINVKEVRLSPNIEEHDFNTKLRNARKFLEKGDKVKAAIRFRGRAITHSELGRDVLMRLAEGCKDVSTIESKPKMEGRSMFLILAPVSDKE; this is encoded by the coding sequence ATGTTCGTAAATGAAAACATCCGCGCGAAGGAAGTGCGATTGATCGGTCCCAATGGGGATCAGATCGGTGTAAAATCCAAGCGTGAAGCGTTGGAAATGGCTCAAAATGCTGATTTGGATTTAGTGATGGTAGCGCCTAATGCCAAGCCTCCCGTCTGCCGAATCATGGACTACGGGAAGTATCGCTTCGAACAGCAGAAAAAAGAAAAAGAAGCTCGTAAGAAGCAGAAGATTATCAACGTCAAAGAGGTTCGCCTCAGTCCAAACATTGAAGAGCATGATTTCAACACAAAGCTTCGTAATGCTCGTAAGTTTCTTGAAAAAGGAGATAAAGTAAAAGCAGCGATCCGCTTCCGTGGACGTGCGATTACCCACTCTGAACTCGGTCGTGATGTTCTGATGCGTCTTGCAGAAGGATGCAAAGATGTTTCCACGATTGAATCAAAACCGAAGATGGAAGGACGCAGTATGTTCCTCATCCTCGCACCGGTTTCTGACAAAGAGTAA
- a CDS encoding sensor histidine kinase: MMLVKNQFWMWLFVLVLTTLLYLLMTPQGAVLSVFRYVAAGIFFALYFFLPLIHRHVTLVGVLMAISLLAVAYPFQPPGIYIVLFSLTIFSGSMFYYTTKISSTVLHVLIFAALAAGAYLTGEHEPLMMIALTGALLLPVFHLLLAVHQQYEQLKKDHQFLFSDYKRLKRRLVNDEEMARREERQAIARDIHDSVGHKLTALLMQMEVFRMSVPEAEREKVQALKELAGEGLSETREAVRALKNQEEAGLSAILQLIRKLEAESMIHVQFTVRQGALTAPLTTDQAVAVYRSVQESLTNSMRHSEVKTVGITFEVAGGSVFQFSVTNPVKEDLTFSEGFGLKAMRERIERVEGTLTVQREGNEFIVQGRLPIQRGE; the protein is encoded by the coding sequence ATGATGCTGGTTAAAAATCAATTTTGGATGTGGCTGTTTGTACTCGTCCTGACAACGCTTTTGTATCTGTTGATGACACCTCAAGGGGCCGTGTTGTCCGTCTTTCGCTATGTGGCAGCGGGTATTTTTTTCGCGCTGTATTTCTTCTTGCCACTGATCCACCGTCATGTGACGCTGGTTGGCGTGCTCATGGCTATCTCTTTGCTGGCGGTGGCTTATCCTTTTCAGCCGCCGGGGATTTACATAGTTCTGTTCAGCTTGACGATATTTTCAGGCAGTATGTTTTATTATACGACTAAAATTTCCAGTACAGTGCTCCATGTACTGATATTTGCCGCTTTGGCGGCGGGCGCTTACCTGACGGGTGAACATGAACCTCTGATGATGATCGCCTTGACTGGGGCACTCCTTCTTCCGGTGTTTCATCTCCTTTTAGCTGTTCATCAGCAGTATGAACAGCTTAAGAAGGATCATCAGTTTCTGTTCAGTGACTACAAGCGCCTGAAAAGACGGCTGGTTAATGATGAAGAAATGGCCAGGCGTGAGGAACGTCAGGCGATTGCCAGAGACATTCATGATTCGGTCGGTCATAAACTGACGGCGCTGTTGATGCAGATGGAAGTCTTCAGAATGTCGGTCCCTGAAGCCGAACGTGAGAAAGTGCAAGCCTTAAAAGAACTTGCAGGTGAAGGCTTATCGGAGACTCGCGAAGCTGTTCGAGCATTGAAAAACCAGGAAGAAGCCGGTCTGTCTGCAATATTGCAGCTGATCCGTAAACTTGAGGCAGAGAGCATGATCCACGTGCAATTCACAGTCAGACAAGGCGCGTTAACGGCTCCTTTGACAACGGATCAGGCAGTTGCCGTTTACCGTTCAGTCCAGGAGTCTTTGACAAATAGTATGAGGCACAGCGAAGTGAAAACGGTTGGCATCACGTTTGAGGTGGCAGGGGGATCTGTTTTTCAGTTCAGCGTTACAAATCCTGTCAAAGAAGACTTGACCTTTTCAGAAGGGTTTGGACTGAAGGCAATGAGAGAACGCATTGAGCGTGTTGAGGGGACCTTGACAGTCCAAAGAGAAGGTAATGAATTTATCGTGCAGGGACGGTTGCCGATACAAAGAGGGGAATGA
- the rpmI gene encoding 50S ribosomal protein L35 encodes MPKMKTHSGASKRFKKTGTGKLKRGKAFTSHLAANKSQKQKRKLRKSGLVSKGDQKRIGEMI; translated from the coding sequence ATGCCTAAAATGAAAACTCATTCAGGCGCTTCAAAGCGTTTCAAAAAGACAGGAACTGGCAAGCTGAAGCGTGGAAAAGCCTTCACAAGTCACCTGGCAGCGAACAAGTCCCAAAAGCAAAAGCGTAAGCTTCGTAAATCCGGTCTTGTAAGCAAAGGCGACCAGAAGCGTATTGGAGAAATGATCTAA
- a CDS encoding diguanylate cyclase domain-containing protein, translated as MTDWLTMHREDETETRSIPEGCYGENYQDLKHILEAVDDVTLISIIDPSGTILYVNDYFCEVFGYLRSELIGSEYGLIKSHLHSQAFYDELWATIQRGESWTGEIKNQHKNGRIFWLQTAITPVLHENNSIKHYIAIRKDISESKRIGEKERNKIEDNYEAVINNLDNMVMRIEDDQRGNYPVALIGGKMIDKLQIEKREVLGTSVEDVLRLSNENKQLFLRQLRAAFQGETTGLELEYQKWSLYVNFASIMEDGDIVSVTASFSDITPLKKTQDAMRDLAFQDPLTELPNRRQFECDLSDLIAERKQSHDPIAILLIDMDQFKNINDSLGHATGDRFLLIASERMNRIPAGEHVKYKLYHLGGDEFVFLISRFSDGTVKPFINQIVQLFHEPFPYFEGDIHLQVSIGGTFYPDYAQSAEDIMKQVDMAVMTAKKSGGQKYQFFTGDMQKQFSEYVILERDLRKALEVKDEFELYYQPIFNKAGEADLAEVLIRWNHPHSGLISPAEFIPVAEKSGLIVPLGQWIMKKSSPGCESLV; from the coding sequence TTGACTGATTGGTTGACGATGCATAGGGAGGATGAAACAGAGACCCGTTCAATTCCTGAGGGGTGTTACGGCGAAAATTATCAGGATCTGAAGCACATACTCGAAGCGGTGGATGATGTGACCCTCATATCCATTATCGATCCGAGTGGAACAATTTTGTATGTAAATGACTACTTCTGTGAGGTGTTCGGTTATCTCAGATCTGAACTGATTGGCAGTGAATATGGGTTAATCAAATCCCATTTGCATTCACAGGCCTTTTACGATGAGTTGTGGGCTACAATCCAGCGGGGGGAGTCCTGGACCGGTGAGATCAAAAATCAACACAAAAACGGTCGGATCTTTTGGCTGCAAACAGCGATCACGCCCGTTTTACATGAGAATAACAGCATTAAACATTATATCGCCATCCGCAAAGATATTTCAGAGAGTAAGCGAATCGGGGAAAAAGAAAGAAATAAAATAGAAGACAATTATGAAGCGGTCATAAACAATCTCGATAATATGGTGATGCGAATTGAAGATGATCAAAGAGGGAATTACCCGGTTGCATTGATTGGCGGCAAGATGATCGATAAACTCCAGATTGAAAAAAGAGAGGTCCTCGGTACGTCAGTTGAGGATGTGCTGCGATTATCCAATGAGAATAAACAGCTTTTCCTGCGTCAATTGCGAGCAGCATTCCAGGGCGAAACGACCGGGCTGGAGCTGGAGTATCAAAAGTGGTCTCTTTATGTCAACTTCGCCTCCATCATGGAAGACGGCGACATCGTCTCTGTGACAGCCTCATTTTCAGACATCACCCCGCTGAAAAAAACGCAGGATGCGATGCGCGATCTGGCGTTTCAAGATCCTTTAACCGAGCTTCCGAACAGGAGACAGTTTGAATGCGATCTGTCTGATTTGATTGCGGAGAGAAAGCAGTCGCATGACCCGATCGCGATTCTTCTGATTGACATGGATCAGTTCAAGAACATAAATGACAGCCTTGGGCATGCAACGGGCGATCGATTTCTATTGATCGCATCCGAACGAATGAACCGTATCCCGGCAGGTGAACATGTCAAATATAAACTGTATCATCTTGGCGGGGACGAATTTGTTTTCCTGATCAGCCGATTTTCTGATGGCACCGTCAAGCCCTTTATCAACCAGATCGTCCAGTTATTTCACGAGCCCTTCCCTTATTTTGAGGGAGATATACATTTGCAAGTCAGTATCGGGGGAACGTTTTATCCGGACTATGCCCAAAGCGCAGAAGACATTATGAAACAGGTCGATATGGCTGTGATGACTGCCAAAAAATCCGGTGGTCAGAAGTACCAATTTTTCACTGGAGATATGCAAAAACAGTTCAGCGAATATGTGATTTTGGAAAGGGATTTGCGAAAGGCATTGGAAGTGAAAGACGAGTTTGAGTTATACTATCAGCCCATTTTCAATAAAGCCGGAGAAGCGGATCTGGCCGAAGTGCTCATTCGCTGGAACCATCCGCACAGCGGATTGATCTCGCCTGCGGAATTCATCCCTGTGGCCGAAAAGTCCGGATTGATTGTTCCTCTTGGGCAATGGATTATGAAAAAAAGCAGCCCGGGATGTGAGTCGTTGGTCTGA
- a CDS encoding DUF1294 domain-containing protein codes for MAKSQVSFIVKRAMEVAVLEWSFMNGALLYILIISVIGSLLMMVDKGRAINDKSRIAEKTLLTAGALGGAFVMLMVSRLIRHKTKKPKFTLGLPAMAIVHIAAGIYLFY; via the coding sequence TTGGCGAAAAGCCAAGTCAGCTTCATAGTCAAGAGAGCAATGGAGGTGGCTGTCCTGGAATGGTCATTCATGAACGGCGCGTTACTTTATATTCTGATAATCAGTGTGATTGGAAGTCTTTTGATGATGGTCGATAAAGGGCGTGCGATCAATGACAAGTCCAGGATCGCAGAGAAGACACTCCTTACTGCGGGTGCTCTTGGCGGTGCATTTGTCATGCTGATGGTGTCAAGGCTCATTCGACATAAGACAAAGAAACCTAAATTCACGCTGGGCCTTCCTGCAATGGCCATCGTACACATTGCAGCGGGTATTTATCTGTTTTACTAG
- the rplT gene encoding 50S ribosomal protein L20, protein MARVKGGYVARRRRKRVLKLAKGYVGSKHRLFKTAQGQVMKSHLYAYRDRRQKKRDFRKLWIARINAAARINGLSYNRFMHGLKQAGIEMNRKMLADLAINDEQAFSDLADKAKANLK, encoded by the coding sequence ATGGCAAGAGTAAAAGGTGGGTATGTAGCCCGTCGTCGTCGTAAAAGAGTATTAAAGCTTGCTAAAGGATACGTAGGATCCAAGCATCGTTTATTTAAAACCGCACAGGGACAGGTGATGAAATCACATCTGTATGCATACCGCGACCGTCGCCAGAAAAAACGCGACTTCCGTAAACTCTGGATTGCGCGTATTAATGCTGCAGCACGGATCAATGGTCTTTCTTATAACCGTTTCATGCATGGTCTCAAACAGGCAGGCATCGAAATGAACCGTAAGATGCTGGCTGATCTTGCAATTAACGACGAGCAGGCATTTTCTGATCTCGCTGATAAAGCAAAAGCAAACTTGAAGTAA
- a CDS encoding ABC transporter ATP-binding protein, whose product MNAVDSVSIYLGKGESVGLLGPNGAGKSTTISMISTLMKPSSGDVLLSGESILGKTGKVRKILGVVPQEIALYEDLSAFENLQFFGRIYGLKGSDLKERIAERLEMVGLTDRKDDLIKTYSGGMKRRINIACALLHDPEILIMDEPTVGIDPQSRTYILEMVKLLNEEKGMTILYTSHYMEEVERLCDRIYIMDHGQIIANGTNDELKRILSNEEAIYIDVEVPNQEFSDQLFAIEGIRQVQDTEEGVKLIVAKGIRKLPEVFQLAEALQVNVLNVRVEVPSLEDVFLHLTGRTLRD is encoded by the coding sequence ATGAATGCGGTTGACAGTGTCAGTATTTATCTGGGCAAAGGGGAATCCGTTGGTCTTTTGGGCCCGAACGGGGCAGGGAAATCAACGACGATCTCCATGATCTCTACGTTAATGAAACCAAGCAGTGGGGATGTATTGCTAAGTGGTGAAAGTATTCTCGGTAAGACGGGGAAAGTCAGAAAAATTCTTGGTGTTGTCCCGCAGGAAATTGCATTGTATGAAGATTTGTCTGCGTTTGAAAACTTGCAGTTTTTCGGGCGGATCTATGGTCTGAAAGGGTCTGATCTGAAGGAGCGGATAGCTGAACGGTTAGAGATGGTTGGCTTGACGGATCGAAAAGATGACTTGATCAAAACGTATTCCGGCGGGATGAAACGGCGGATCAACATCGCCTGCGCACTCCTGCATGATCCGGAAATTCTGATTATGGATGAACCTACCGTGGGAATCGATCCCCAATCCCGGACCTATATCCTTGAAATGGTGAAATTGTTGAATGAAGAGAAAGGCATGACCATTTTGTATACGAGCCATTACATGGAAGAAGTTGAACGGTTGTGTGATCGGATTTATATCATGGATCATGGTCAAATCATCGCAAACGGCACAAATGATGAACTGAAGCGAATTCTTTCGAATGAGGAAGCGATATACATCGATGTCGAGGTTCCGAATCAGGAATTTTCGGATCAGTTATTCGCCATTGAAGGCATTCGTCAGGTCCAGGATACAGAAGAAGGTGTCAAGCTGATTGTTGCAAAAGGGATACGTAAATTGCCTGAGGTCTTTCAGCTGGCGGAGGCTTTGCAGGTGAATGTGCTGAATGTCCGAGTTGAGGTACCTTCACTTGAGGATGTGTTTCTCCACCTTACTGGCAGAACACTTCGGGATTAG
- a CDS encoding response regulator produces MVKILLAEDQALVRQGLKMMIETGDGLFVVAEASNGEEVLSLLEKHPDIDLAILDIRMPHMNGLDAAKIIRERYPKVMTLMLTTFNDDEYAIEALKHGARGYLLKNADAEGLIRAIRTCIEGGLAIEPQVAATVVPLLMNRQKTETTANSVLPDDITERERTIIGAVGRGLSNKEIASELFLTIGTVKNLISVILHKLELRDRTQLAIFAIHNGLADK; encoded by the coding sequence ATGGTGAAGATACTCCTGGCAGAAGATCAGGCGCTGGTAAGACAGGGTCTCAAGATGATGATTGAAACAGGCGATGGCCTTTTTGTGGTTGCGGAGGCAAGCAACGGTGAAGAAGTTCTCTCTTTGCTGGAGAAACACCCGGACATTGATCTCGCCATTCTGGATATCCGGATGCCGCATATGAATGGCCTGGATGCCGCTAAGATCATCCGAGAGCGCTATCCGAAAGTAATGACTTTAATGCTGACAACGTTCAATGATGATGAGTACGCGATTGAAGCATTGAAACATGGCGCCAGGGGATATTTACTTAAAAATGCCGATGCAGAAGGACTGATTCGTGCCATCCGGACATGTATCGAAGGGGGCTTGGCCATCGAACCTCAGGTGGCGGCCACTGTGGTTCCTCTTCTGATGAACAGACAGAAGACAGAAACGACAGCCAATTCAGTTTTGCCTGATGACATCACTGAACGGGAACGAACGATCATTGGCGCAGTGGGCCGTGGTCTGAGCAATAAAGAGATCGCCTCTGAGCTGTTTTTAACGATCGGCACAGTCAAAAACCTCATCAGCGTCATTCTTCATAAACTCGAGCTCCGCGACCGGACGCAGCTTGCCATTTTTGCGATTCATAACGGTTTGGCAGATAAATGA
- a CDS encoding TVP38/TMEM64 family protein has protein sequence MNDTVFQVIEEAGWIAPLIFILLHVFRPVLLLPVVVFYIAGGYLFGIFYGTIYTLIGLALMSAAFYAIVNVIPSARHYLSRIKNKLFGNRQMTIGQVNILRMMPFIHFQVLSLFLIEITSSFREYMRYSVAGVILPTITYTSFGGFITTMPWYATLSFFGFLAIIFFWFGQNQDDTKAEFNAIMAKARS, from the coding sequence GTGAATGATACGGTTTTTCAGGTGATCGAAGAAGCCGGATGGATCGCTCCGCTGATTTTCATACTCCTTCATGTATTCCGTCCTGTTCTGCTGCTTCCTGTGGTTGTATTTTACATTGCCGGAGGCTATTTGTTCGGAATTTTCTATGGAACGATCTATACACTGATTGGACTCGCACTGATGAGCGCAGCGTTTTATGCCATTGTGAACGTCATCCCGAGTGCCAGGCATTATTTATCGCGTATTAAAAATAAATTGTTCGGTAACCGGCAAATGACGATTGGACAAGTCAACATCCTGCGTATGATGCCATTTATTCATTTTCAGGTTTTATCCTTGTTTTTAATCGAAATTACATCATCCTTTCGGGAATACATGCGCTATTCAGTCGCTGGCGTGATTTTGCCGACGATCACCTATACAAGCTTTGGCGGGTTTATCACAACGATGCCCTGGTATGCGACACTGTCGTTCTTTGGCTTTTTGGCGATCATTTTCTTCTGGTTCGGACAGAATCAGGACGATACAAAAGCAGAATTCAATGCGATTATGGCAAAAGCCAGATCGTAA
- a CDS encoding ABC transporter permease, whose product MLTYIVKDLKLLLRNRTELLLLFAMPLILIAILGFALRGLLTGGGEALDIDVALIDLDDRQGAQEQLLEDLSASGMPEDAIDELSRSLQEISPARMLDQLLESDEMSGMITIHREEETEAALNGLEENRYNAVIEVPEHFTYDSLVLMIIGEGDGSSLQLTIQDEQSIYGRVMHDILNRFTETFNLETAIAREIAEEPERSMTELGQIETLTSYDPINSQQYYTAGMAVMFVLYTAATIASFANVERKSHVLDRILLSGTGAVSYLSGKWLSAMLIAFLQLIVLFGLSALVFQTFPQSSPSFWLGIVLISLVMAMSVGALGALVSAITIRQKSNAAANVFSGGVVALMAFTGGSFFPTEGLPGIIRTVGDLTPNGQGMTLYLRWIQGFEMSELLPSIYRLLLICVLLTVLAAGLYPKDKGVKG is encoded by the coding sequence ATGTTGACCTATATCGTAAAAGACCTGAAATTACTGCTTAGAAACCGCACTGAACTGCTGCTGTTGTTTGCGATGCCCCTGATCCTGATTGCGATTCTCGGTTTTGCTCTTCGCGGTCTGTTAACAGGAGGCGGAGAAGCCCTCGATATCGATGTGGCCCTGATCGATCTTGATGACCGGCAAGGAGCACAAGAACAGCTGTTGGAAGATTTATCGGCATCAGGTATGCCAGAAGACGCAATTGACGAGCTGAGCAGGTCCTTACAAGAGATCTCGCCTGCCCGGATGCTCGATCAATTGCTGGAATCCGATGAGATGTCCGGAATGATCACCATCCACAGGGAGGAAGAGACAGAGGCTGCGCTGAACGGGTTGGAGGAGAACCGCTACAACGCAGTGATAGAGGTGCCGGAACACTTCACCTATGACAGTCTCGTTTTGATGATCATTGGGGAAGGTGACGGCAGTTCGTTGCAGTTGACGATACAGGATGAACAATCGATCTACGGACGTGTGATGCATGATATACTGAACCGCTTTACGGAGACCTTTAATCTCGAAACTGCCATTGCCAGAGAAATTGCTGAAGAACCGGAACGTTCCATGACAGAGCTGGGTCAAATCGAAACCTTGACTTCCTATGATCCCATCAATTCACAACAATATTACACAGCGGGCATGGCTGTGATGTTCGTGTTGTATACTGCTGCCACCATTGCCTCATTTGCCAATGTTGAACGAAAATCGCATGTGCTCGACCGGATCCTCTTATCAGGCACAGGTGCGGTCAGCTATCTCTCAGGAAAATGGCTCTCAGCCATGCTGATTGCATTTTTACAGCTGATCGTATTGTTTGGTCTATCAGCCCTCGTATTTCAGACCTTTCCCCAGTCCTCCCCGTCATTCTGGCTTGGAATCGTGCTGATTTCCCTTGTGATGGCGATGAGTGTGGGGGCTTTGGGGGCGTTAGTATCCGCAATTACCATCCGGCAAAAAAGTAATGCAGCAGCAAATGTTTTTTCTGGTGGCGTTGTTGCATTGATGGCTTTCACCGGTGGAAGCTTCTTCCCGACAGAAGGACTGCCTGGAATCATCCGGACTGTGGGCGATCTGACACCGAACGGACAGGGAATGACGTTGTATCTGAGGTGGATTCAAGGCTTTGAAATGAGCGAACTGCTCCCCTCCATTTACAGGCTGTTACTGATCTGCGTTCTGCTGACGGTTCTGGCAGCAGGGCTTTATCCGAAAGATAAGGGGGTGAAGGGATGA
- the thrS gene encoding threonine--tRNA ligase produces MSAQQVQLTFPDGNVKEFEQGISMEEVAQSISPGLKKNAVAGKVDGEPIDLRTPIQESAQIEILTYDSQEGLDVLRHSTAHLMAQAVKRLFDDVKLGVGPVIEEGFYYDIDMEHKLTPEDLPKIEKEMKKIIDENHEIKRVEVSREEAIRRYEDIGDELKLELMEDIPEGDQITIYEQGEFFDLCRGVHVPQTSKLKKFKLLQVNGAYWRGDSDNKMLQRVYGTAFPKQKQVDDYLQLLEERKERDHRKLGKELGIFAVSQKVGQGLPLWLPKGATVRRQIERYIVDIEERLGYDHVYTPVLGSVDLYKTSGHWDHYQDDMFPVLHMDNEDLVLRPMNCPHHMMIYKNEKHSYRNLPLRIAELGTMHRHEMSGALAGLQRVRAMTLNDAHIFCRPDQLKEEFIRVVELVQAVYEDFQIDDYYFRLSYRDPEDKEKYVDNDEMWVKAQAMLKEAVDEMGVEYIEADGEAAFYGPKLDVQVKTALGKDETLSTVQLDFHLPERFDLTYTGEDGKDHRPVVIHRGVVSTMERFVAFLIEEYKGAFPTWLAPVQAEIIPVSDVHLDYVKKVEDELRKAGVRVHVDTRNEKLGYKIREAQMQKIPYLLVLGDNEIENESVNVRRYGQKDSTEMAMAAFVEKIQADIRTYGKSDQ; encoded by the coding sequence ATGTCAGCACAACAAGTACAACTCACATTTCCCGATGGCAACGTCAAGGAATTCGAACAGGGTATTTCGATGGAAGAAGTTGCCCAGTCCATCTCACCAGGGCTTAAGAAAAATGCCGTAGCAGGTAAAGTCGACGGTGAACCGATCGATCTCAGAACACCGATTCAAGAGAGTGCTCAGATTGAAATTCTCACGTATGATTCCCAGGAAGGACTCGATGTGCTGCGTCACAGCACGGCACACTTGATGGCCCAGGCAGTCAAGCGGCTGTTTGATGACGTAAAGCTCGGAGTCGGTCCGGTGATTGAGGAAGGCTTCTATTACGATATTGACATGGAGCATAAACTGACGCCAGAGGATCTGCCGAAAATTGAAAAAGAGATGAAGAAGATCATTGATGAAAATCATGAAATCAAGCGGGTGGAAGTATCAAGAGAAGAGGCGATCCGCCGCTATGAAGATATTGGTGATGAACTGAAGCTTGAGTTGATGGAGGATATCCCGGAAGGCGATCAGATCACGATCTACGAACAGGGTGAGTTCTTTGACCTCTGCCGCGGGGTGCATGTTCCGCAAACCAGCAAACTGAAAAAGTTCAAGCTGTTGCAGGTGAACGGTGCATATTGGCGCGGGGACAGTGATAATAAAATGCTGCAACGTGTCTATGGCACGGCCTTTCCGAAACAAAAGCAGGTGGATGATTACCTGCAGCTTCTTGAAGAACGTAAAGAACGTGACCACCGGAAACTTGGAAAGGAGCTCGGCATTTTTGCAGTGAGTCAGAAAGTCGGCCAGGGGCTTCCGCTGTGGTTACCGAAAGGTGCGACGGTGCGCCGCCAGATTGAACGCTATATTGTCGATATCGAAGAACGCCTCGGCTATGACCATGTCTATACGCCGGTACTTGGCAGTGTCGATTTGTACAAGACATCCGGACACTGGGATCACTATCAGGATGACATGTTCCCGGTATTGCATATGGACAATGAGGATCTCGTCCTTCGTCCGATGAACTGCCCGCACCATATGATGATTTATAAAAATGAGAAGCACAGTTACCGGAACCTGCCGCTTCGGATTGCAGAACTCGGCACGATGCACCGCCATGAAATGTCCGGAGCCCTTGCCGGTCTTCAGCGGGTCCGGGCGATGACATTGAACGATGCGCATATTTTCTGCCGGCCGGATCAGCTGAAAGAAGAATTCATCCGTGTTGTTGAACTGGTCCAGGCTGTGTACGAAGATTTTCAAATTGATGATTACTATTTCCGTCTGTCTTACCGGGACCCGGAGGATAAAGAGAAATATGTCGACAACGACGAGATGTGGGTGAAGGCTCAGGCGATGCTGAAGGAAGCCGTCGATGAGATGGGTGTGGAATATATTGAAGCAGATGGAGAAGCTGCTTTCTATGGCCCGAAGCTTGATGTTCAGGTGAAAACAGCCCTTGGTAAGGATGAGACGCTCTCCACTGTACAACTCGACTTCCACCTGCCGGAGCGCTTTGATTTGACGTATACAGGAGAAGACGGCAAGGATCATCGTCCGGTTGTCATTCACAGAGGCGTCGTTTCTACGATGGAACGATTTGTTGCCTTCCTGATCGAAGAGTATAAAGGCGCTTTTCCAACATGGCTGGCCCCGGTTCAAGCAGAAATCATTCCTGTCAGTGACGTGCATCTGGATTACGTGAAAAAAGTCGAGGATGAACTGCGGAAAGCGGGCGTCCGTGTCCATGTGGATACGCGAAATGAGAAACTCGGGTATAAGATAAGGGAAGCGCAGATGCAGAAGATTCCTTACCTGCTTGTACTCGGGGATAATGAAATCGAAAACGAGAGTGTGAATGTCAGACGTTACGGACAGAAAGATTCAACAGAAATGGCGATGGCTGCCTTTGTGGAGAAGATTCAGGCGGACATTCGCACGTATGGAAAAAGTGATCAATAA